The Dehalococcoidales bacterium genome contains a region encoding:
- a CDS encoding DUF502 domain-containing protein, which yields TRTIGFITNEVSDESGRKLLNVFIPTAPNPTSGFLQILREEEIIRTDISVDAALKMVVSGGRMSPEEVREKLLVVEKEAPLSGDSAPGVDV from the coding sequence ACCAGGACAATCGGTTTTATCACCAATGAAGTGTCTGACGAATCCGGCCGGAAGCTGCTTAACGTCTTCATACCGACTGCTCCGAACCCGACCTCCGGTTTCCTGCAGATACTACGAGAAGAGGAGATTATCCGGACCGACATATCGGTTGATGCCGCGCTAAAGATGGTCGTTTCCGGAGGACGGATGTCACCCGAGGAGGTCAGGGAAAAGCTTCTTGTTGTGGAAAAGGAAGCCCCGCTTTCTGGTGACTCGGCACCTGGAGTCGACGTCTAA
- a CDS encoding DNA alkylation repair protein: MKYVEILEKLKSLANPAAVVEMARYGINPNNNLGISITNIRKIARETGKDHSLASQLWETGIREARMLAVLEDEAKLVTGEQMDAWVSDFDSWDVCDHCCSALFRYTEQAYPKAVEWSSDEREFVKRAGFVLMATLTISDKKAPDEKFESFLVLIKRESGDDRNYVRKAVNWALRQIGKRNPGLNKLAIETAREIHEMDSKSARWIASDALRELTGQPVQQRLRRQHAD; encoded by the coding sequence ATGAAGTACGTAGAGATTCTGGAGAAACTGAAATCTCTGGCCAATCCCGCTGCTGTGGTGGAGATGGCGCGTTACGGTATAAACCCGAACAACAACCTTGGGATATCCATTACCAATATCAGGAAAATTGCCAGAGAAACTGGTAAAGACCACTCCCTTGCCAGTCAGCTATGGGAAACGGGCATTCGCGAAGCACGGATGCTGGCCGTTTTGGAAGACGAAGCGAAACTCGTCACCGGGGAGCAAATGGATGCGTGGGTGAGCGATTTCGACTCCTGGGACGTATGCGACCATTGCTGCAGCGCCCTGTTCCGGTACACGGAACAGGCTTATCCCAAAGCAGTGGAGTGGAGTTCCGATGAAAGGGAGTTCGTCAAGCGGGCCGGCTTTGTCCTCATGGCCACCCTCACAATCAGCGATAAGAAAGCTCCGGACGAGAAATTCGAATCATTCCTGGTGCTGATAAAGCGGGAATCCGGAGACGACCGTAACTATGTTAGAAAGGCGGTCAACTGGGCACTGAGGCAGATTGGGAAACGCAATCCCGGGCTGAACAAGCTGGCAATCGAGACCGCCCGGGAAATCCACGAGATGGACTCAAAGAGCGCCAGATGGATTGCTTCCGACGCGTTAAGGGAATTGACCGGCCAGCCGGTACAGCAGAGACTGCGGCGCCAGCACGCTGATTAG
- a CDS encoding PspC domain-containing protein: MTRKLYRSQDDRVIAGVCGGLGAYFGIDPTIVRVIAVLSIFVGGTGIIAYLILAIVVPLEGSTVAEPRDTIKENVDDIKETASEIGRDIQSTVAKDRVEAEEETTLRSRRFNWLGIAVIVFGVVLLLGNFNVFWWFKWGVLWPIPVIAIGILLIIAARRK; this comes from the coding sequence ATGACCAGGAAACTTTATCGGAGCCAGGATGACAGAGTGATTGCCGGGGTCTGTGGTGGCCTGGGGGCATATTTCGGTATTGACCCTACAATTGTCAGGGTCATTGCCGTGCTGTCAATTTTCGTTGGTGGAACGGGAATTATTGCCTATCTTATCCTGGCAATCGTTGTACCGCTTGAGGGTTCCACCGTCGCCGAACCCAGGGACACAATAAAAGAAAACGTGGATGATATTAAGGAAACCGCCAGCGAGATAGGGCGTGACATACAGTCAACAGTGGCAAAGGATAGGGTGGAAGCTGAAGAAGAAACTACATTGCGTAGCCGCCGATTTAACTGGCTCGGTATTGCCGTTATCGTATTCGGTGTAGTCCTGCTGCTGGGTAATTTCAACGTATTCTGGTGGTTCAAGTGGGGGGTACTCTGGCCAATACCCGTAATCGCCATCGGCATACTCCTGATTATTGCTGCCCGGAGGAAGTAA